CGCGGCCGTCTTCGGCGTCTCCGGTCCCGGCACCACCACGGTCTTCCAGGACCTCGACGCCCTGGCCACCGCCCTGCGTGCCGGGGACACCGACCAGATCCGCGCCGGCATCGAGAAGCTGGGTGGGGTGCTCGACCGGATGACCACCGCGATCGCTGACGTCGGCTCCCGAGCCGCGCGGATCGAGCAGGCCGGCCAGGCCGCCGAGGACGCGCAGCTGGCCCTCACCACCAACCTCACGTCCCTCGAGCAGACCGACCTGCCGCGCGCCATCGTCGACCTGCAGATGCAGGAGACGGCGTACCAAGCCGCCCTCGCCGCCACGGCTAGGGTGATGCAGCCGTCGCTGCTGGACTTCCTGCGATGAGCACAGCGGTAGGGGTGGCGGCGACACGGACGGCACCGTCCCCGAATCCTGAGGAGGAGAGCGCGCACGTGGCCGAAGAGCTGCCGGTGATCGAGCTGGTCGAGCCCTTTCCCGGCTTCCCCGACCACCGACACTTCGCGCTCGTGCGCCTCGACGACGACGGGGTGCTGTGCGCGCTCCAGGGCCTCGACGATGCCGCGCCGCTGCGCTTCCTCGTGGTGCCCCCGGCGTCGTTCTTCCCGAGCTACGCGCCCGAGATCGACGACGAGGTCGCCGGGGCCCTCGGCATCACCGCCCCGGACGACGCGCTCGTGCTGGTGATCGTCAACCCCGGTGACGGGCTGTCGGACTCGACCGCCAACCTCCTGGCGCCGGTCGTGATCAACACAGTCACCCGCCGCGCCGCGCAGGTGGTCCTCGCCGAGGACCTGCCCGTGCGCGCTCCCCTGCTCGCGTCCTGAGCGGGACCGCCGTACGCCGTACGGCAACTGGCCACTTGCCGCGATGAGTCGCGCGGGTCCTTGCGGCCCATGTCCAGTGCTCGTCGAGGTAGTGCTGCTCAGCTCCGGTCGCGGTTCTTGACCGCGCGCGCCAGGGAGGCGATCGCGTCCTCGCTGGGCGAGGCGGCGGCCACGTTGGACTCCGCGAGCTCGGCGAGCAGCTCGGCGCGGTGCACCGTCACGGAGCGCGGGGCGTCGATGCCGATGCGCACCACGTCGCCGCGCACCTCGAGGACCGTGACGGTGACGTCGTCACCGATCACGATCGACTCGCCCACGCGGCGGCTGAGAACCAGCATGGCCGCCACGCTACAGGGCAGACGTGCCCCGTTGCTGCTGTCGGATTCGACCGACCGCGGTGATCCGCACGCTCAGCGCGCCGGCCGCGGCCTGCGGGGCGGTCCGCGGGTCCCAGACCCGCACGCGCGCCCGGCCCCGGACCGGTGCGCGGAAGGTGCCGACATAGGTGTGCGTGGCCGAGCAGCTGCCTGCACCCGTGGTGCCGCGCGGGCGCAGCGGCACGGCGACGCCGTGCACGTGCAGTGCGAAGTGGTCGGCGTCGGGGCGGGTGAGGTCGAGTGAGTGCTGGGGACGCATCCGGCCGGCGTACCGCACGCAGGCGCCGTCGTACGTGATCCCGCCACGCTCGGCGACGCCGGTGACGACGACGCGGTAGCGCTGGCCGCGGCGCAGTGCGCGCGTGGTGCGCACGCCGGTGGCGGCCCGGGCGGGCAGCGCGACCGTCTCGGTGCGCAGTCGTCGCGCGCCGGGTCCGGGTCGGGCGGCGGGACGTGGGGCTGGGCGGTACGCCGGCGCGCCGCGGCCCAGGCTGGTGGCAGCGGTGGCGGCAGGCAGGTGGGCGGCGACGAAATGCAACCGGACCGCTCCCGAGGCGGCGCGCCCGCCACGACCCAGCGTGAGCGTGACCGGGCCGGAGCGGCGTGGCTTCCAGAGCACCTCGTGGACGCCGTCGCCGCGTGCGGAGGTGCAGTCCGGCGTGCCGTCCGCGCCGCCGTCGGCGGGGCCGGCGACCCACGGGCTGGTGCCGTTGAGCTGCAGACCCGCGCTCTGGGGTGCCCACCGGCCGGCCGACCACACGCAGGCGGCGTCGGCCACCCGGGCGCCGGCGCCGTAGCGGTAGCGACCCTCGGCCACGAGCCGGTACGTCGTGCCACGCTGCACCCGGAACGGCGTACGCACCGACGAGCCGGGACGCACCTCGACGGTGTGGACGGCCGTCGCGACCGGGTCGAGCCGGTGGGTGCCGGGCACGAGGACGGGGACGCGCGGGACGCCGCGGGCGCGGAAGAACGAGGTCTGGGCGGCCGCACCCGCGCGCGACAGCGAGATGTGCACGTGGTCGCGGTGGCGCAGCGTGGGCGAGCAGCCCTTGCGGCGCGGGCAGGCAGCGTGGACGTAGGGCGCGGCGCGGAACCCGCGGTGGGAGGAGTAGATCCGGTCGTCCCAGATCACGTACATCACGCCCATGCGGCGACCCAGCGCCGCGACGTTGCCGCGGGCGTCGGGTGCGGCGAGGGCGGTGAGGAAGCGGGTTGCGGCGGTGCGGTCGCGCGCGTCGCGGGCGTCCAGGCTCCAGTCCAGGGCCCGGCCGTCCTTGTGCTCCGAGGCGCCGCCGGAGGCGCAGTCGCGCAGGGTGCCGCCGGGACGTCCGCCGTAGGTGCGGGTCAGCCAGCCGAGCAGGTACGTCGTCCCGGGGCCGGCACTCGCGGCGCAGGTGCGCTGCGGATCGTGGTGGGCGAGCTCCTCGACCGGCGCCGCGACGCTGGGGACGGGGGTCGCGACCAGGAGGGTGGCGAGGAGGGTGACGAGGAGGGTGGCGAGGGCGAGGGGGATCGTCAGCCGAACGGGACGGGACACAGGGGAGCGATCGGCCGGAATGTCCGATTCCTGACCGGTTCTGCGGGTTCTGGACGACGGCGCGCGGGGTTGGCGCCAGGTCACCGCAAGTTCACCCGGCGGAGGCTGGACTCCCTGCGCGAAGTTGGTAGTCTCACGAGTGCATCGGAAGCACACCAGCAGGTCAACGCCCGCGGAGTGTTCCAGTGAATCCGACGGCGTTTCTTCTCGTGAACAGCTCGACTGCTCTTGTGAGGTGGGACGACGTTTCACGCTTCCGATGTGGGGTCGCCGAAGTGGCGATCTCTCGCCCGCAACACAAGGAGTGAACGAGCACATGGCTCAGGGCACCGTTAAGTGGTTCAACGCTGAGAAGGGCTTCGGCTTCATCGCGCAGGAGGACGGCGGCGACGACGTCTTCGTGCACTACTCGGCGATCCAGTCGCAGGGCTACAAGTCCCTCGACGAGAACCAGAAGGTTGAGTTCGACGTCACCCAGGGCCCGAAGGGCCCGCAGGCGGAGAACGTCCGTCCTCTCTGACCTCCGGGTCTGAGCCGACCCGCGAGGGTCACGACGGCATTCGAGCACCGGGGTCCCGACCGTGAGGTCGGGGCCCCGGTGTCGTTGTGTGTGGGGGAAGGGTGGAGGGGGCGCAGTTTCACCGCCCGACTAACGACACGCCCGCTGGCCGAACGAAACTGACGCCCCGAACGCCCGGTTTCGTACGACGAGTGGGACGGGTGTGGCGGACGGGACTCCGCGGCCGATGGGGCGTGGGGGCCATCGCGGCCCCCTTCGGTCGGACTATGTGCAGGGCTTGGTGCCGAGGAGATAATGGGCAGCACCGCCGGTGGGGGATCGGCGGTTCGCAGCGGCCTCGCGCCGCCTGGACCAAGGAAGGCAGGGGTGAGCATGTCCGACTCGACGTTCGACGTGCCTCTCGAGGACCCCGAGCTACTCGACGAGGTCGAGATGACCACCAACCTGATGATCGCGGCCACCGGCACCGACGATCTCAGCCAGGCGCAGATCGACGAGGTGCTGGGGCTCCCGCCCACGGGCTGACCCTCGGGGCCGACCCGTTCCGGCCACGGGCGCGGCGCACCCGCATTCCTGCCGCCAGGTGAGCGACGACACCTGGGCGGTAGCGCTGCATGCCTGCTAACGGGTCGGTACCGCGGGCGCTGTCTGCGCGTCGCGCGCGACACGCCGATGAGACCGGGAGAGCCGGTGGCGCCGGCGTACGGCGTACGGGGTGGCGGGTTGTGCTCGACGACGATTCGACCCCTAGCATGGCCCGCGGTTTCCAACCCGTTCGACAGGAGTTCGTTGTGGGTTTCCGTTTCCGCCCGGTGGACAGCACCTTCTACGACTTGTTCACCACGTCGGCCAAGCACCTCGTCGAAGGGGCGTCGCTCCTGGCCGAGGTCCTCGCCGACGGTGCCGATCGGCACGAGATCGCCGAGCGCATGCGCCGCGCCGAGCACGCCGCTGACGAGACGACGCACGACATCGTCAAGCGGGTGAACTCGACGTTCGTCACGCCGTTCGACCGTGAGGACATCTACAGCCTCGCCTCGAGCCTCGACGACGTCATGGACTTCATGGAGGAGGCCATCGACCTGATGGTCCTCTACGAGGTCGGCGACCTGCCGTCGGAGCTCGCCGAGCAGGTCGAGGTGTTGCAGCGCTGCGCCGACCTGACTGCCGAGTCGATGCCGCGGCTGAAGACGATGTCGGACCTCGAGGAGTACTGGATCGAGGTCAACCGGTTGGAGAACACCGGTGACAAGGCGTACCGCCGCATCCTGGCCAAGTTGTTCAGCGGGTCCTACGACGCCCTCGAGGTGTTGAAGCTGAAGGACATCGTCGACGCGCTCGAGAGCGCCGCTGACGCGTTCGAGACCGTCGCGAACACCATCGAGCAGATCGCCGTCAAGGAGTCCTGAGCGTGGAGCTCGGCATCGTCATCGCGGTCGTCGTGATCGCGTTGGTCTTCGACTACACCAACGGTTTCCACGACGCCGCGAACGCGATCGCCACCTCGGTGTCGACGCGCGCGCTGACCCCGCGGGTCGCCCTCGCCATGGCGGCGGTGATGAACTTCGTCGGTGCCTTCCTCGGCCAGCGAGTCGCCGAGACCGTGGCCGAGGTGATCACCCCACCTGAGGAGGCGGTCGCCGGCCTGGTCGTGGTGATGGCCGGCCTGGTCGGTGCGATCACCTGGAACATGATCACCTGGTACTACGGCCTGCCGTCGTCGTCCTCCCACGCCCTGATCGGTGGTCTGGTCGGGGCCGCGATGGGCTACGGCCTGCTCCACGACGCGCCGTTCGCCTCGGTGAAGTGGGACGTCATCCTCGACAAGATCATCATCCCGATGGTGGCGTCGCCGCTGTTCGGCTTCGCGGTCGCGTTCTTGTTGATGCTCGCGATCATGTGGATCTTCCGGAAGGCCAACCCGCACCGCACCCAGCGACGCTTCCGCTTCCTGCAGACGATCTCGGCGGCCGCCATGGCGCTGGGTCACGGCCTGCAGGACGCCCAGAAGACGATGGGCGTGATCTTCCTAGCGCTGCTGGCCGGAGGCTACGTCTCCTCCGGCGACCCGCTGCCGTTCTGGGTGATCTTCTCCGCCGCGGCCGCGATCTCGCTGGGCACCTACTCCGGCGGCTGGCGCATCATGCGCACCCTGGGGCGCCGGATCATCCACCTCGACCCCGCCCGCGGCTTCGCCGCCGAGACGGTCGCGGCCGGTGTCCTCTACACCACCGCCTTCGCCTTCAGCGCCCCGATCTCCACCACCCACACCATCACCTCCGCGGTCATGGGCGTGGGCGCGACCAAGCGGTTCTCCGCCGTGCGCTGGGGTGTGGCCCGCTCGATCGTGATGGCCTGGGTCCTCACCTTCCCCGCCGCCGCCTCCGTCGCCGCGGTGTTCTACTGGGTCGCGCACTACCTGATCGAGGTCCTGCCCTAAGCCTGCCCCTCGTCACTCCCCTACGTGAGCGTCGTGCTGATGCTGGTCGGACGACGCTCACGTAGGGGAGTGACGCGCGTGTGGCGCGGTCAGCCGGCCGACAGCAGACGCTGCGCGCGCAGGCGGCTGGGGTGTCGGACGGTCCACCCGGGTGGGCGCTCGAGCGTCCAGCGCCGTCGCGGCATCTCGTCCAGCCGAGCGGCGTAGGCCATACGGAAGCGGTGCGCCAACTCGTGTGGCTGATCCAGATCGCGGGAGACGACGACCAGGGGGCGCAGGCCGTGGGCGAGCAGTTCCTCGTGCCGGCCGATGTCGAGGTGTCGTTGGTCGAGGTCCAGGTGGTGGCGTCCGTCGTACTCCACGACCAGACCGCTGATCGGTTCGAGCAGGTCCACCACCGCGAGCAGCCGACGCCGTTCGTCGAAGACCGGGCAGTTGGGGAGTACCGGCGGTAGCCCGGCGAGCAACACCCACACGAGTCGTGTGGTCGTCTCTTGGGGCGACCACGAGTTGGCGCTGGCGAGGGTAAGGGCTTCTCGCACTTGGGGTACGCCGGTCCACGTGACCTTGCGCGTGACGTACTCGGCGAACGCGGCGAGGTCGATCAGCCCGTCGTACGCCGCCATGTCGAGGATGCGGGTCGCCGCCCAGACGTTGTCCGCGTGAGCGGCTGCGTGCCAGGTCGCGGCGGTCGGTGTGGCCATCGGGATGCCGAGTGAGCGGGTGAAGTCCGTGCCGATGAACCGGTCCTCGCACACCGCGATGCCGGGGCGTCCGCGGGAGGTGCGGCCCCGGGTCGCGAGGGTGATCGGCTCCGTCCCGTCGAGGGCTCCGTCGAACCAGCGGGCGCCGTACCACCGGAGAGCCGCCCATCCGATGACCCCACCCTGCTCGCCGTCCACCGGGTCTGGCCGGGTCCAGACCGACCGCGGGAGGGCGAATGCCGCCTCGAGCGTGAGTTGCTCGGTGGACTGCGGGGTGGCGGCGGGGACGAACCGGCCGTGCGACGTACGCCGCCACTGCGGACCCCGAGCTGCGCCGGGCGTCGGACCGGTGAGCCCGTTCAGGTCGGGGCGGACCGGCACGCGCAGCTGGCCGGCGTACGGGTGCTCGAGGTACGGCGGCCGCGGGTACGGTTCGTGGAGCGGCGAGATCGGGGTGGACATGCCGACCGAGGGTGAGGCGCTGCCCGCTGTCGCGGGTGGTCCGTTACTGCGGCTGTGGAAACTCCACCGCCGACGTACGCGGGGGACCGTAGGCGGCCCCGGAGCGCGACACTCCCCTACGTGAGCGTCGTCAGGTCGTGCTGAGGCGCGCGCTCAGGTAGGGGAGTGTCGGGGGTTGGGGGCAGTGCTCAGCCGAAGCGGCCGGAGATGTAGGCCTCGGTGGAGGGGTCGTCGGGGACGGAGAAGATCTTCTTGGTGGGGTTCATCTCCACGAGCCGCCCGGGCTTGCCGGCGCCGGCGAGGTTGAAGAACGCGGTGTCCTCGGAGACCCGGGCGGCCTGCTGCATGTTGTGGGTGACGATGACGATCGTGTACTCGGTCTGCAGCTCGTGGATCAGGTCCTCGATGGCCGAGGTCGAGATCGGGTCGAGGGCGGAGCAGGGCTCGTCCATGAGCAGGACCTGGGGCTGGACGGCGATGGCGCGGGCGATGCACAGCCGCTGCTGCTGACCGCCCGAGAGGCCGGCGCCCGGCTTGTTGAGCCGGTCGTGCACCTCGTTCCACAGGTTCGCGCCGCGCAGGGCGCGCTCGACGATGTCGTCGGCTTCCGCCTTCTTCATCCGCTTGGCGTTGAGCCGGTTGCCGGCGAGGACGTTCTCGTAGATCGACATCGTCGGGAACGGGTTCGGCCGCTGGAAGACCATGCCGACCTGGCGGCGTACCTCCACCGGGTCGACGTCGCTGCCATAGAGCTCCTGGCCGCCCATGACGACCTTGCCCTCGACGCGTGCGCCGGGGATGACCTCGTGCATGCGGTTCAGCGAGCGCAGGAAGGTGGACTTGCCGCAGCCGGACGGGCCGATGAACGCGGTCACCGACCGGGCGGGGATCGACATCGTGACGCCCTCGACGGCCTTGAAGTCGCCGTAGTAGATGTCGAGGTCGGTGACCTCGATGCTCTTGGCCATGACAGGTGGTTCCTCTCGGGTGGGGCTGGCGATACAGCAGGTTCAGGTGGGCGCGTCAGCGCCCGGTCTTGGGGGCGAAGAGCCGGCCGAGCAGCCGGCCGAGCAGGTTGAGCGCCATCACGATGATGATGAGGGCCAGTGCGGCTCCCCACGCGCGCTCGACGCCGAACTCCGGCGGCACGCCGGGCTGCATGTAGGAGTAGTAGGCGAACACCGGCAGCGTCATCATCCGCTCGCCGAACAGGTCGAAGTTGACGGAGTCGGTCGCGCCGGCGATCACCAGCAGCGGCGCGGTCTCACCGGCCACGCGCGCGATCGCGAGCATGACGCCGGTGACGATGCCGGCCATCGAGGTGGGCAGCACGACCTTGACGATGGTGCGCCACTTCGGCACCCCCAGGGCGTACGCCGCCTCGCGCAGCTCGTTGGGGACCAGCTTCAGCATCTCCTCGCACGAGCGCACAACGACGGGGATCATCAGCACCGACAGCGCGACCGAGCCGCCGAAGCCCATCCGGACACCGGGGCCGAAGAAGATCGCGAACAGCGCGAACGCGAACAGGCCCGCGACGATCGAGGGGATGCCGGTCATGACGTCGACGAGGAAGTTGATCACCCGCGCCGGGCGGCGACCCGCGCCGTACTCCACCAGGTAGATCGCCGTCATCAGCCCGATCGGGATCGACAGCACTGCGGCCATGCCCGTGATCAGCAGGGTGCCGACGACGGCGTGGTAGATGCCGCCGCCCTCGCCGACGACGTTGCGCATCGAGTAGGTGAAGAACTCGGCCGAGAATGCCGGTGCGCCCTTGCTGACCACGGTCCAGGTCAGCGACACCAGCGGGACCAGCGCGATCGCGAACGCGCTCCACACCAGGGTCGTGACGAGCCGGTCCGTCGCAGCGCGTCGGTTCTCGACCAGCATCGCCCAGGTCGGCAGGCCGACGGCGTACAACACCGCCGCCACCACGCCGAACGCGATGGGGCCCCAGCCGAGCATCAGCGCGACCAGCGCGCTCGCGGCCGCCGCGACGAGCGCGCTCAGACCGGGTGCCCAACGCGGCAGCTTCGGGGCCTTGAGCGACAGCTCCCCCCGGCGTACGGCGGGGGTGGTCCCGCTCGGAGCGGAGCCGTCGGTCACGGCTGCGCCGGGGGCGGCCGTCTCGTCGGTCGACGACGCGACATCGGACTCGTCGACGCTCGACTCGCCGGGGCCGGTCTCGACGGTGGCGCGGCCGGGCGCGGAACCGGCGACGGAGGAGAAGTCCGCCGGGCCGGTGCCGGGCACGTCGCGTTCCTCGGTCCGGGCGGGGTCGCCGGTCATCGGACCAGTCCCTTCTCGCTGCGCGCGACGATGAGCCGCGCGGTGAAGTTCACGGCGAAGGTGATGAGGAACAGCACCAGGCCGGTGGCGATGAGCACGTTGACGCCGACGCCGGTGGCCTCGGGGAAGCTGAGGGCGATGTTGGCCGCGATCGTGCTGGGGGCGGTGCCGGAGACCAGGTCGAAGCTGACGATCCGGAAGGCCGACAGCACCAGGGCGACGGCCATCGTCTCACCCAGTGCGCGCCCGAGTCCGAGCATGACGGCGGAGACGATGCCCGAGCGGGAGTAGGGGAAGACGGCCATCTTGATCATCTCCCAGCGCGTGGCGCCGAGGGCGAGTGCCGCCTCCTCGTGCAGGCGCGGGGTCTGCGCGAAGATCTCGCGGCAGATCGCGGTGATGATCGGCAGCGCCATGATCGCCAGGACCATGCCGGCGGTCAGCATGGTGCGACCGCCACCGGAGGCGGGGCCGGCGAAGAGCGGGATGAAGCCGAGGTGCTCGGACAGCCAGCGGTAGACCGGCACCATCGCCGGGCCGAGCACGTTGGCCCCCCACAGCCCGTAGACGACGCTGGGCACGGCGGCCAGCAGGTCGATCACGTAGCCGACGAAGTGTGCGATCCGGCGCGGGGCGTAGTGCGAGATCGACAGCGCGACGCCGATCGCCAGGGGCGTGGCGATGAGCAGCGCGATGAGCGCCGCGAGCAGCGTGCCGAACAGCAGCGGCCAGGCGTAGGCGACGAACGTCGACTCGCCGGCCAGGTGCGAGGCGTCGGCGGAGAGGGCCGGGAACCCCTCGACGGTCAAGAAGATCGCCACCCCGGCCAGCGCGACCAGGATGGTGCCGGCGGCGACGCGGGTGGCACCGCCGAACAGGACATCGCCGAGGCGACGCTTCTTCCTCGGCGAGCTGTGGCGGGCCCCCGGCGCGGGGGCCGGCGGGGTGGTGGTCGGTGCGCTCACGCGGAGTGCTCCTTCGGGCCTGGTGCGGTGTGACGGGGTGCGGGGCTCACGGGTGCGGACGCGGGTCCGCGCCGCCGGGTGTTCCCGGCGGCGCGGAGCGCGGTGCGATGGATGGTGCTCAGCTGCCGATCTGCTCGATCAGGGCCTCGGCCTCGTCCTGCAGCGTGTCCGACAGCGGCGCGGAGCCGGCGGCGTCGGCCGCGGCCTGCTGGCCGTCGTCGGAGACCAGGTAGGTCAAGAAGCCCTTGACCAGCTCGGCCTGGTTGGCGTCGTCGTACGACGCGCACGCGAGCAGGTAGGAGGTGAGCACGATCGGGTAGGCGCCCGACTCCTCGGTGTCGCGAGCCAGGTCGTAGGCCATGGCGTTCTCGCCCTGGCCCTCGGCCTCGGGGGAGACCTCGAGGACCTTGGCCGCGGCCTCGGCGGAGGGACCGACGAAGTCCTCGCCGACCTGGACCTGGACCTGACCGAGGTCGCCGGCCTGGCTGGCGTCGGCGTACCCGATGGTGTTGGAGCCGTTGCTCACCGCGGAGACGACGCCGGAGGTCTGCGGGGCAGCCTCGCCGTGCGTGATCGGCCACTCGCCGACCTCACCGTAGGTCCACACGTCGGGCGCGACGGCCTCGAGGTAGGCGGTGAAGTTGTCGGTGGTGCCGGAGTCGTCGGCGCGGTGGACAGCGGTGATGTCACCGTCGGGCAGGTCGGCGTCGGGGTTGGTCGCGACGATCGCCGGGTCGTTCCACTTGGTGATCTCGCCGGCGAAGATGCCGGCCAGGGTCGGGCCGTCCAGCTTCAGGTCGTCGACGCCGTCGACGTTGTAGATGATCGCGATCGGGCTGACGTAGCTGGGGATGATGATCGGGTCGGCGCCGCACTGCTCGGCAGCCGCGGTGAGCTCGTCCTCGTCGAGCAGCGAGTCGGTGCCCGCGAACTGCACGCCGCCGGCGATGAACTGCTCGCGGCCGCCGCCGGAGCCGACGGGGTCGTAGTTGACGGTGACGCCGCCGTTGGCGGTCTGGAAGCCGGCGCGCCAGGCGCCCATCGCGGCCTCCTGGGAGCTGGCGCCGGCACCGTTGAGGGTGCCCGAGAGGCTGCTGCCGTTGTCGTCGCCGGAACCGGCGT
The nucleotide sequence above comes from Nocardioides massiliensis. Encoded proteins:
- a CDS encoding inorganic phosphate transporter — its product is MELGIVIAVVVIALVFDYTNGFHDAANAIATSVSTRALTPRVALAMAAVMNFVGAFLGQRVAETVAEVITPPEEAVAGLVVVMAGLVGAITWNMITWYYGLPSSSSHALIGGLVGAAMGYGLLHDAPFASVKWDVILDKIIIPMVASPLFGFAVAFLLMLAIMWIFRKANPHRTQRRFRFLQTISAAAMALGHGLQDAQKTMGVIFLALLAGGYVSSGDPLPFWVIFSAAAAISLGTYSGGWRIMRTLGRRIIHLDPARGFAAETVAAGVLYTTAFAFSAPISTTHTITSAVMGVGATKRFSAVRWGVARSIVMAWVLTFPAAASVAAVFYWVAHYLIEVLP
- the pstS gene encoding phosphate ABC transporter substrate-binding protein PstS, which gives rise to MKTTLRRAAKPGLAVLALSVALTACSAANEEGDTNNAGSGDDNGSSLSGTLNGAGASSQEAAMGAWRAGFQTANGGVTVNYDPVGSGGGREQFIAGGVQFAGTDSLLDEDELTAAAEQCGADPIIIPSYVSPIAIIYNVDGVDDLKLDGPTLAGIFAGEITKWNDPAIVATNPDADLPDGDITAVHRADDSGTTDNFTAYLEAVAPDVWTYGEVGEWPITHGEAAPQTSGVVSAVSNGSNTIGYADASQAGDLGQVQVQVGEDFVGPSAEAAAKVLEVSPEAEGQGENAMAYDLARDTEESGAYPIVLTSYLLACASYDDANQAELVKGFLTYLVSDDGQQAAADAAGSAPLSDTLQDEAEALIEQIGS
- the csrA gene encoding carbon storage regulator CsrA, which produces MLVLSRRVGESIVIGDDVTVTVLEVRGDVVRIGIDAPRSVTVHRAELLAELAESNVAAASPSEDAIASLARAVKNRDRS
- a CDS encoding cold-shock protein, with the translated sequence MAQGTVKWFNAEKGFGFIAQEDGGDDVFVHYSAIQSQGYKSLDENQKVEFDVTQGPKGPQAENVRPL
- the fliW gene encoding flagellar assembly protein FliW → MAEELPVIELVEPFPGFPDHRHFALVRLDDDGVLCALQGLDDAAPLRFLVVPPASFFPSYAPEIDDEVAGALGITAPDDALVLVIVNPGDGLSDSTANLLAPVVINTVTRRAAQVVLAEDLPVRAPLLAS
- the pstA gene encoding phosphate ABC transporter permease PstA, which codes for MTGDPARTEERDVPGTGPADFSSVAGSAPGRATVETGPGESSVDESDVASSTDETAAPGAAVTDGSAPSGTTPAVRRGELSLKAPKLPRWAPGLSALVAAAASALVALMLGWGPIAFGVVAAVLYAVGLPTWAMLVENRRAATDRLVTTLVWSAFAIALVPLVSLTWTVVSKGAPAFSAEFFTYSMRNVVGEGGGIYHAVVGTLLITGMAAVLSIPIGLMTAIYLVEYGAGRRPARVINFLVDVMTGIPSIVAGLFAFALFAIFFGPGVRMGFGGSVALSVLMIPVVVRSCEEMLKLVPNELREAAYALGVPKWRTIVKVVLPTSMAGIVTGVMLAIARVAGETAPLLVIAGATDSVNFDLFGERMMTLPVFAYYSYMQPGVPPEFGVERAWGAALALIIIVMALNLLGRLLGRLFAPKTGR
- the pstC gene encoding phosphate ABC transporter permease subunit PstC, giving the protein MSAPTTTPPAPAPGARHSSPRKKRRLGDVLFGGATRVAAGTILVALAGVAIFLTVEGFPALSADASHLAGESTFVAYAWPLLFGTLLAALIALLIATPLAIGVALSISHYAPRRIAHFVGYVIDLLAAVPSVVYGLWGANVLGPAMVPVYRWLSEHLGFIPLFAGPASGGGRTMLTAGMVLAIMALPIITAICREIFAQTPRLHEEAALALGATRWEMIKMAVFPYSRSGIVSAVMLGLGRALGETMAVALVLSAFRIVSFDLVSGTAPSTIAANIALSFPEATGVGVNVLIATGLVLFLITFAVNFTARLIVARSEKGLVR
- a CDS encoding DUF47 domain-containing protein; the encoded protein is MGFRFRPVDSTFYDLFTTSAKHLVEGASLLAEVLADGADRHEIAERMRRAEHAADETTHDIVKRVNSTFVTPFDREDIYSLASSLDDVMDFMEEAIDLMVLYEVGDLPSELAEQVEVLQRCADLTAESMPRLKTMSDLEEYWIEVNRLENTGDKAYRRILAKLFSGSYDALEVLKLKDIVDALESAADAFETVANTIEQIAVKES
- the pstB gene encoding phosphate ABC transporter ATP-binding protein PstB — translated: MAKSIEVTDLDIYYGDFKAVEGVTMSIPARSVTAFIGPSGCGKSTFLRSLNRMHEVIPGARVEGKVVMGGQELYGSDVDPVEVRRQVGMVFQRPNPFPTMSIYENVLAGNRLNAKRMKKAEADDIVERALRGANLWNEVHDRLNKPGAGLSGGQQQRLCIARAIAVQPQVLLMDEPCSALDPISTSAIEDLIHELQTEYTIVIVTHNMQQAARVSEDTAFFNLAGAGKPGRLVEMNPTKKIFSVPDDPSTEAYISGRFG